A single window of Paracoccus sp. MBLB3053 DNA harbors:
- a CDS encoding GMC family oxidoreductase produces MHREAVDYVVVGSGAGGGTVAARLAESGMRVLLLEAGGDPRNLTGGVRGMPDGNRLPDDYDVPAFHCFASENEALRWDFYVNHYAVPDRQARDWRAGPEGVLYPRAGTLGGCTAHNAMILVCPHHEDWRRIEALTGDASWSPREMQRHFRRLEDCHYRPVQRRLAALGIDRTGHGYDGWLATDKGIPRAALRDDELVDMVLSSVRKIAGERADLGERLRWFLESAADPNDIDRLEDAAEGLCYTPLSTRRGRRVGSRERVLDVARRHPDRLIVELDALATRVVLDASGRAIGVDYLKGERLYRAHAVPNNDPGEPHHIAARREVILAGGAFNTPQLLMLSGIGDPAELGRHGIDLRARLDGVGCNLQDRYEVAVINRMAFDRWESLAGADFAVGDALWRAWDKHGSSLYATNGAGIGVIRRSTPDAPLPDLFCMALLAHFDGYYPGYAAELSRHFNCLTWAVLKAHTANRAGRVRLASADPRDRPRIDFNYLDEGSEGHEADLRGVVEGVKLVRRITEPLRRRGLIAAEEVPGDGVQSDDEIAAYIRDNAWGHHASCSCRIGPKDEGGVLDSRFRVHGVPGLRVVDASVFPRIPGFFIAAAVYMVGEKAAETILEDAKRQPLTEEATNGI; encoded by the coding sequence GTGCACAGGGAAGCGGTAGATTACGTCGTGGTCGGATCGGGCGCCGGGGGCGGCACGGTCGCTGCGCGCCTGGCCGAGAGCGGCATGCGGGTGCTGCTGCTCGAGGCGGGTGGCGACCCGCGGAACCTGACCGGAGGCGTGCGCGGAATGCCGGACGGCAACCGGCTGCCCGACGATTACGACGTGCCGGCGTTTCATTGCTTCGCCTCCGAGAACGAGGCGCTGCGCTGGGATTTCTATGTGAACCACTACGCAGTTCCCGATCGGCAGGCCCGCGACTGGAGGGCGGGGCCGGAGGGGGTGCTTTATCCGCGCGCGGGCACGCTTGGGGGTTGCACTGCGCATAACGCGATGATCCTTGTCTGTCCGCACCACGAGGACTGGCGCAGGATCGAGGCCCTGACCGGCGATGCAAGCTGGTCACCCCGAGAAATGCAGCGCCACTTCCGCAGGCTCGAGGATTGTCACTACCGCCCTGTCCAGCGGCGGCTCGCGGCTTTGGGCATCGACCGGACGGGCCACGGCTACGACGGCTGGCTTGCGACCGACAAGGGCATCCCGCGCGCAGCGCTGCGCGACGATGAGCTTGTCGACATGGTCCTGTCGTCGGTGCGCAAGATCGCAGGCGAGCGCGCCGATCTTGGTGAGCGCTTGCGCTGGTTTCTGGAAAGCGCCGCCGATCCGAACGACATAGACCGGCTTGAGGATGCCGCCGAAGGCCTGTGCTATACGCCGCTTTCCACGCGTCGCGGTCGCCGGGTCGGAAGCCGCGAGCGCGTGCTCGACGTGGCCCGACGCCACCCCGACCGGCTGATCGTCGAGCTCGATGCGCTGGCGACCCGCGTGGTGCTCGACGCCAGCGGCCGGGCGATCGGCGTCGACTACCTGAAGGGAGAGCGGCTTTACCGGGCCCATGCCGTGCCAAACAACGACCCAGGGGAGCCGCATCACATCGCCGCGCGGCGCGAGGTGATCCTTGCCGGCGGGGCATTCAACACGCCGCAGTTGCTGATGCTTTCGGGCATCGGCGATCCGGCCGAACTTGGTCGGCATGGCATCGACCTGCGGGCGCGGCTCGACGGCGTCGGCTGCAACCTTCAGGATCGCTACGAGGTCGCCGTCATCAACCGAATGGCGTTCGACCGCTGGGAGAGCCTGGCCGGGGCCGACTTCGCCGTTGGAGATGCGCTTTGGCGGGCCTGGGACAAGCACGGCAGCAGCCTCTACGCCACCAATGGGGCGGGCATCGGCGTCATCCGCCGCTCCACTCCCGACGCGCCGCTGCCCGATCTCTTCTGCATGGCCCTGCTCGCGCATTTCGATGGCTATTATCCGGGCTACGCGGCCGAGCTTTCCCGGCACTTCAACTGTCTGACCTGGGCGGTCCTGAAAGCGCATACGGCGAACCGCGCCGGACGGGTCCGGCTGGCTTCAGCCGATCCGCGTGACCGGCCGAGGATTGATTTCAACTATCTCGACGAAGGCAGCGAAGGCCATGAGGCCGACCTGCGCGGCGTGGTGGAGGGGGTGAAGCTGGTCCGCCGGATCACCGAGCCGCTGCGCCGCCGCGGCTTGATCGCCGCCGAGGAGGTGCCCGGTGACGGCGTGCAGTCCGACGATGAGATCGCCGCCTACATCCGCGACAATGCCTGGGGTCACCACGCCTCCTGCAGCTGCAGGATCGGCCCGAAGGACGAGGGTGGCGTTCTTGACTCGCGGTTCCGGGTGCATGGGGTGCCCGGCCTGCGCGTCGTCGACGCCTCGGTCTTCCCGCGCATCCCCGGCTTTTTCATCGCGGCCGCCGTCTACATGGTCGGCGAGAAGGCAGCCGAGACGATCCTTGAGGACGCGAAACGCCAACCGCTGACAGAGGAAGCCACCAATGGCATATGA
- a CDS encoding catalase family protein, with the protein MFEFLIPLRRLAHRGLEVGLHIERRFEPFFRPQLDRLTREPLAKLVQHLKNRNRPDLGLGLAEEKLFDWEEQALQDIIDEMREQMNLHFQPGAYERGGNTKTHGLVRATFTVRPGLAENLRRGVFAVERSYPAYIRFAGPGPDVPEDIRDVGFGSMTVKLMDVPGEKLMDEEKFTQDWPAVVTPTFVTPNVRENAKLQYWSTIDEPLWYFLNPKDLHFLDFLMQGLWNQTQYNPLGQRYYSCVPYLLGEGQAMLYSYLPLSKVGMDIPGVPFGRVPPNYLRDNMARTLRETDVDFDMLVQIQTDPHRMPIEDASIRWPEDLSPWVPVARIHIPRQDFDNPEMMSLNRNLKFNPWHSLREHRPLGNQSRARRRLYQELSNFRQIMNRVDHVEPTGTEFGSGKVAVDQSQMPEVRQRHEPGSPDAVDP; encoded by the coding sequence ATGTTTGAGTTCCTGATCCCGTTGCGTCGGCTTGCCCATCGCGGTCTGGAAGTCGGCCTGCACATCGAGCGCCGATTCGAGCCGTTCTTCCGCCCGCAGCTCGACCGCCTAACCCGTGAGCCATTGGCGAAGCTGGTCCAGCACCTGAAGAACCGCAACCGTCCCGATCTCGGTCTTGGCCTTGCCGAAGAGAAACTCTTCGACTGGGAAGAACAGGCGCTGCAGGACATCATCGACGAGATGCGCGAACAGATGAACCTGCACTTCCAGCCCGGCGCCTACGAGCGTGGCGGCAATACCAAGACACACGGCCTGGTCCGCGCGACCTTCACCGTCCGGCCGGGCCTTGCCGAGAACCTGCGGAGGGGCGTTTTCGCAGTCGAGCGCAGCTATCCCGCCTATATCCGCTTCGCGGGGCCCGGGCCGGACGTACCCGAGGACATCCGCGATGTCGGCTTCGGATCAATGACCGTAAAGCTGATGGACGTGCCGGGCGAAAAGCTGATGGACGAAGAAAAGTTCACGCAGGACTGGCCTGCGGTCGTCACGCCGACCTTCGTGACACCGAACGTGCGCGAGAATGCCAAGCTGCAGTACTGGAGCACGATCGACGAGCCGCTTTGGTACTTTCTCAACCCGAAGGACCTGCATTTCCTTGATTTTCTCATGCAGGGGCTTTGGAATCAGACCCAGTACAACCCGCTTGGCCAGCGCTATTACAGTTGCGTGCCTTACCTGCTGGGCGAGGGACAGGCGATGCTCTATTCCTATCTGCCGCTGAGCAAGGTGGGGATGGACATCCCCGGCGTCCCGTTTGGCCGCGTCCCGCCGAACTATCTTCGCGACAACATGGCGCGGACTCTGCGAGAGACGGATGTCGACTTCGATATGCTTGTGCAGATCCAGACCGATCCTCACCGCATGCCGATCGAGGATGCCTCGATCCGCTGGCCCGAGGATCTCTCACCTTGGGTGCCGGTCGCACGCATCCATATCCCGAGGCAGGATTTCGACAACCCGGAGATGATGAGCCTCAACCGCAACCTGAAGTTCAACCCGTGGCATTCGCTTCGTGAGCACCGGCCACTTGGCAACCAGAGCCGGGCGCGTCGACGCTTGTATCAAGAACTATCGAACTTCCGCCAAATCATGAACCGGGTCGACCATGTGGAGCCGACCGGCACAGAGTTCGGTTCCGGCAAAGTTGCGGTTGACCAATCGCAGATGCCTGAGGTTCGACAGCGGCATGAACCGGGCAGCCCTGACGCGGTTGATCCATGA
- a CDS encoding Dyp-type peroxidase, producing MPAVDFADIQGLARFGHGRLRAAEFLLLEVAAPDAARAWLRSAPLTTAQLRETPPQTALQVALTADGLRALGITEATVSRFPQPFLAGMAGEASRSRRLGDVGDNDPLNWQWGRPAPHVLLMLYAAEGGLDALMAELRDTNFDTGFRVMRRLPTGIARGIEPFGFVDGVSEPVIDWDQTFTTDLHRRLGYANMLAPGELLLGYPNEYQETAPAVLAEAAPGQRATDLARNGSFLVLRQLHQDVRGFWQYLDRVAGADPAQRDRLASLMVGRHRDGRGLIPDHENIPGGRSGNNFTYSGDVDGNVCPVGAHIRRANPRTGDHPAGVSGRWSWLMSTLGFRRRRDGLAGRHDLVASSRFHRLVRRGREYGSRLSVDEALLPGPDEERGILFVCLCADIVRQFEFVQEAWLYSARFDGLGGERDPLTGARTPLPDGTMTDHYSAPRLTGLPERLEGLPQFVTVRGGAYFFMPGIRALQFIAGA from the coding sequence ATGCCAGCGGTCGATTTTGCGGATATCCAGGGCCTTGCCCGCTTCGGCCACGGACGGCTGAGGGCAGCCGAGTTCCTGCTGCTCGAGGTGGCAGCGCCTGATGCCGCCCGCGCCTGGCTGCGCAGCGCGCCGCTGACGACGGCGCAACTGCGCGAAACGCCGCCGCAAACCGCGCTGCAGGTCGCGCTGACCGCCGATGGGCTGCGCGCCCTCGGCATCACCGAGGCCACCGTCTCGCGGTTCCCGCAGCCCTTTCTTGCCGGGATGGCGGGCGAGGCGAGCCGCTCGCGGCGGCTGGGGGATGTGGGCGATAACGATCCGCTAAACTGGCAGTGGGGCCGGCCCGCGCCGCATGTCTTGTTGATGCTCTATGCCGCCGAAGGTGGCCTTGATGCGCTGATGGCCGAGCTGCGCGACACGAATTTCGACACCGGCTTTCGCGTGATGCGCAGATTGCCGACCGGCATCGCCCGCGGCATCGAGCCCTTCGGCTTCGTTGACGGCGTCAGCGAGCCGGTGATCGACTGGGATCAGACCTTCACCACCGATCTGCACCGCAGGCTCGGCTATGCGAACATGCTGGCGCCGGGCGAGTTGCTGCTTGGATACCCGAACGAATACCAGGAGACTGCCCCGGCGGTGCTGGCCGAGGCCGCGCCCGGTCAGCGGGCCACCGATCTTGCGCGGAACGGCAGCTTTCTGGTGCTTCGTCAACTTCACCAGGACGTGCGAGGTTTCTGGCAGTACCTCGACCGCGTGGCCGGCGCCGATCCGGCGCAGCGTGATCGGCTGGCCTCGCTCATGGTGGGCCGCCATCGCGACGGCCGTGGCCTGATCCCCGACCACGAGAATATCCCGGGTGGGCGAAGCGGTAACAACTTCACTTATTCCGGGGATGTCGACGGAAATGTCTGCCCGGTCGGCGCCCATATCCGGCGCGCCAACCCACGGACGGGCGATCATCCCGCCGGGGTCAGTGGCCGCTGGTCCTGGCTGATGAGCACGCTGGGTTTCCGAAGGCGGCGGGACGGGCTGGCCGGACGGCACGACCTCGTGGCCTCGTCGCGTTTCCACCGGCTGGTTCGCCGGGGCCGCGAATACGGCAGCAGGCTCAGCGTCGACGAAGCGTTGCTGCCCGGTCCAGACGAAGAACGGGGCATTCTCTTCGTCTGCCTCTGCGCCGACATCGTCCGCCAGTTCGAGTTCGTGCAGGAAGCCTGGCTCTACAGCGCGAGGTTCGACGGGCTGGGCGGTGAGCGCGATCCCCTGACGGGCGCCCGCACACCGCTTCCCGATGGCACGATGACCGACCATTACAGCGCGCCGCGGCTGACCGGCTTGCCAGAACGGCTGGAGGGCCTGCCGCAATTCGTCACGGTGCGGGGCGGTGCCTATTTCTTCATGCCCGGCATCCGGGCGCTGCAGTTCATTGCCGGTGCGTAG
- a CDS encoding c-type cytochrome, with amino-acid sequence MGRFFWPILLIAVLPTVAAAQFLREVRDEAMLAGRSAQSFQPADENYFAAMDNGLDLTPDEVKGRNMWLVWTGGNDLFWDRLTNDTFGQFDLLKTLSSHPDLPARRANRFKYLGLMNEPCFEQATGPDPDRYGLWLDRRSEDCPADPFANAEKYPGVEIGARGRNVPVGSYYGEPSGVLGLRLFPNPEFDEKAEQDWDPERFYNDPDYYLDDDLVRPYRVGMSCAFCHVGPSPIAPPDDPENPAMENLNATVGAQYFWFDRIFAWKPEDRQYMVQLIHTARPGTLDTSLVSSDYINNPRTMNAIYLLEARMANALRFGEERLEDGERDNRQFDDFPATQALAPFFEPPDLSFSPRVLKDGADSVGALGALNRVYLNIGLYSEEWTRHFNPIVGGRSISPIKIETAQKNSAYWQATEAQTPLTALYFLKAGRPDALADAPGGAEYLTAEAGSLDNGKTIFAENCARCHSSKLPQSAYQAMPGGCSGSGYLQCWNRYWELTKTEDFKSEMRAIVRAEDFLDGNYLSNELRIPVTLLETNACSPLATNAIAGNIWDNFSSDSYKSLPSVGTIKVYHPVTGEPYDYEMPAGGRGYTRVPSLVSLWSTAPFLLNNTVGRNVGQIYDPDPSVRGRMIEFEDGITKMLWPEKRERDQLLGDKIPGFIDRTTARSYLIIPRGFQPEFLGKLFEPFRDELPWLFNANGDIQLGPIPAGAPVGLLANLDLRLDQADLLDRIEHDVKLFRLVVQIKRTLKDLPEDASDEDVRLAFRPLVGPMLELSKCPDLVVNRGHLFGTQLSDAEKNDLIDFLKTF; translated from the coding sequence ATGGGCCGTTTTTTTTGGCCGATTCTGCTGATTGCAGTGCTGCCCACGGTCGCGGCCGCCCAATTCCTGCGGGAGGTGCGCGACGAGGCGATGCTGGCGGGCCGAAGCGCCCAGTCGTTCCAGCCTGCCGATGAGAACTATTTCGCAGCGATGGATAACGGCCTTGATCTGACCCCAGACGAGGTGAAGGGTCGCAATATGTGGCTGGTCTGGACGGGTGGCAACGACCTGTTCTGGGACCGCCTCACCAATGACACCTTCGGCCAGTTCGACCTTTTGAAGACGCTGTCGTCCCACCCCGACCTGCCGGCACGACGTGCCAATCGCTTCAAATACCTGGGACTGATGAACGAGCCGTGTTTCGAGCAAGCGACCGGTCCCGACCCTGATCGTTACGGCCTGTGGCTCGACCGGCGCAGCGAGGACTGCCCCGCCGATCCCTTCGCAAACGCCGAGAAATATCCCGGGGTCGAGATCGGTGCCCGTGGCCGCAACGTTCCGGTCGGGTCTTATTACGGTGAGCCTAGCGGCGTGCTGGGCCTGCGGCTTTTCCCGAACCCGGAATTCGACGAGAAGGCCGAGCAGGACTGGGACCCGGAGCGTTTCTACAACGATCCGGACTATTATCTGGACGATGATCTGGTGCGACCATACCGGGTGGGGATGTCCTGCGCGTTTTGCCATGTCGGGCCAAGTCCGATTGCGCCGCCGGACGATCCGGAAAACCCGGCGATGGAGAACCTCAACGCCACCGTCGGGGCGCAGTATTTCTGGTTTGATCGGATCTTCGCGTGGAAGCCCGAGGACCGGCAATACATGGTCCAGCTTATTCACACCGCGCGGCCGGGAACGCTCGATACCTCTCTGGTTTCAAGCGACTACATCAACAACCCGCGGACGATGAACGCGATCTATCTGCTCGAGGCGCGGATGGCGAACGCGCTGCGCTTCGGAGAAGAGCGGCTGGAAGACGGTGAACGCGACAACCGGCAGTTCGACGATTTCCCGGCGACCCAGGCGCTCGCCCCCTTCTTCGAGCCGCCGGACCTCAGTTTCAGCCCGCGCGTCCTGAAGGACGGCGCCGACTCGGTGGGGGCGCTTGGCGCGCTGAACCGGGTCTATCTCAATATCGGGCTCTACAGCGAGGAGTGGACCCGCCACTTCAACCCGATCGTCGGCGGCCGGTCGATTTCGCCGATCAAGATCGAGACGGCGCAGAAAAACTCTGCCTATTGGCAGGCGACCGAGGCGCAGACGCCGCTGACCGCGCTCTATTTCCTGAAGGCGGGTCGGCCGGACGCCCTGGCGGACGCGCCGGGCGGCGCGGAGTATCTGACGGCAGAGGCGGGATCGCTCGACAATGGCAAGACAATCTTTGCCGAGAACTGCGCGCGCTGCCATTCAAGCAAGTTGCCCCAATCGGCGTATCAGGCGATGCCCGGCGGCTGTTCGGGGTCGGGATACCTGCAATGCTGGAACCGCTATTGGGAACTGACCAAGACTGAGGATTTCAAGTCCGAGATGCGCGCGATCGTGCGGGCGGAGGACTTCCTGGACGGCAACTACCTGTCGAACGAGTTGCGCATTCCGGTCACCCTGCTTGAAACCAACGCCTGCAGCCCGTTGGCGACCAACGCGATTGCCGGGAATATCTGGGACAACTTCTCGTCGGACAGTTACAAGAGCCTGCCTTCGGTCGGCACGATCAAGGTCTACCATCCCGTGACCGGGGAGCCCTACGATTACGAGATGCCGGCGGGCGGACGCGGCTATACCCGGGTGCCGTCGCTTGTCAGTCTCTGGTCGACGGCACCGTTCCTGCTCAACAACACGGTCGGCCGGAATGTCGGCCAGATATACGACCCCGACCCCTCGGTGCGCGGTCGGATGATCGAATTCGAGGATGGCATCACCAAGATGCTCTGGCCGGAGAAACGAGAGCGCGACCAGCTTCTCGGCGACAAGATCCCCGGCTTCATCGACCGGACGACCGCGCGGAGTTACCTGATCATCCCGCGGGGCTTCCAGCCGGAGTTCCTGGGCAAGCTTTTCGAACCCTTCCGAGATGAGCTGCCGTGGCTGTTCAACGCGAATGGGGATATCCAGCTGGGGCCGATTCCGGCGGGCGCACCGGTCGGGCTTCTGGCCAACCTGGATCTCAGGCTCGACCAGGCCGATCTCCTCGATCGGATAGAACATGACGTCAAGCTGTTCAGGTTGGTCGTCCAGATCAAGCGCACCTTGAAGGACCTGCCGGAAGACGCCAGTGACGAGGACGTCCGGCTTGCCTTTCGCCCTCTGGTCGGGCCGATGCTGGAACTCAGCAAATGCCCGGATTTGGTGGTCAATCGCGGGCACCTGTTCGGGACGCAGCTGAGCGACGCAGAGAAGAACGACCTGATAGATTTCCTCAAGACCTTCTGA
- a CDS encoding TonB-dependent siderophore receptor, translating into MALLLSATALTALPALAQENVTLDPVVLQGQGSPISGGVGYTVATTATGLKSGAPVTEVPMTVNTVTEQELADRDPVQIEDALAYIPGIVASPWGMDDRFDQFSIRGFDLGVYGLFRDGLINKAQSFTGFKVDPYMIQRIDVLKGPASVLYGSNDAAGMVNMITKRPTFAHLGEARLSYGSHDTAELAVDWGDVNADKTLSWRLTGLTREGANQIENSDDDRNLLAFSTTWAPTDQTSITFLANWQKDNMMPNVMVPVAGEDYDTSGGTLPYDFLNSIHPWNKFQTEQASIGWQAEHEVNESLKIRQNFRYARQSTDYNHLYSSGLDASAPLPANLNYTAFTVDEKARYWALDNQLEYRGRFGNAEHVLTFGVDVSKQIRDGSMGYADPGYVIPLAALNFDQPVAEPGAFNDARTEVLEKGLYAQDHIRFGNGVTVTAGLRRSWIENETEDRLWGMDSYQKDNATTGMLGATWDLGNGFVPYASYGESFTVNIGQTFGGEQYQPTEGKQLEIGLRYQPAGTQLQLAAALYNIEKSNVLTSDPINPGFQIQTGEVRHRGLELEARGQLTEALSLIAGYSYIDAKVTSSEDGDQGNEPALVPEHSASIWAQYDFKGAVEGLRLGGGLRYVGKTWADNANSREVDSYLLADMAVHYDWDDYSVALNVTNLFDEDYYSTCSSAGYGCAQGEGREATLTLSRAF; encoded by the coding sequence TTGGCCCTTCTGCTCAGCGCCACCGCTCTGACCGCCCTGCCCGCATTGGCGCAGGAAAACGTCACGCTGGACCCCGTCGTCTTGCAGGGTCAGGGTTCACCGATCTCGGGCGGCGTGGGCTATACCGTCGCCACCACGGCGACCGGGCTGAAATCCGGCGCGCCCGTGACCGAAGTTCCGATGACGGTCAACACCGTGACCGAACAGGAACTCGCGGATCGCGACCCCGTCCAGATCGAGGACGCGTTGGCCTATATCCCGGGCATTGTCGCCTCGCCCTGGGGGATGGATGACCGTTTCGACCAGTTCAGCATTCGCGGCTTCGACCTTGGCGTTTACGGCCTCTTCCGCGATGGGCTGATCAACAAGGCGCAAAGCTTCACCGGCTTCAAGGTCGATCCCTACATGATCCAGCGCATCGACGTGCTGAAGGGTCCGGCCTCGGTGCTTTACGGCTCGAACGACGCGGCGGGCATGGTGAACATGATCACCAAGCGCCCGACCTTTGCCCATCTGGGCGAGGCGCGGCTGTCCTATGGCTCGCATGACACGGCGGAACTGGCCGTCGACTGGGGCGATGTGAATGCCGACAAGACCCTGTCCTGGCGTCTGACCGGGCTGACCCGCGAGGGCGCGAACCAGATCGAGAATTCGGATGACGACCGCAACCTTCTGGCCTTCAGCACGACATGGGCACCGACCGATCAGACCTCGATCACCTTCCTTGCCAATTGGCAAAAGGACAACATGATGCCCAATGTCATGGTCCCCGTCGCGGGCGAGGACTACGACACTTCGGGCGGCACGCTGCCCTATGATTTCCTGAACAGCATTCACCCCTGGAACAAGTTCCAGACCGAACAGGCGAGCATCGGCTGGCAGGCCGAGCATGAGGTGAACGAGAGCCTGAAGATCCGGCAGAACTTCCGCTACGCCCGCCAGAGCACGGATTACAACCACCTCTATTCCAGCGGTCTGGATGCCAGCGCGCCGCTGCCCGCGAACCTGAATTACACCGCCTTCACCGTGGACGAAAAGGCACGCTACTGGGCCTTGGACAACCAACTGGAATATCGCGGTCGCTTCGGCAATGCCGAGCATGTCCTGACCTTCGGCGTCGATGTCAGCAAGCAGATCCGCGATGGCAGCATGGGCTATGCCGATCCGGGCTATGTCATTCCACTGGCTGCGCTGAATTTCGACCAGCCTGTCGCCGAGCCGGGAGCCTTCAACGACGCCCGGACCGAGGTGCTGGAAAAAGGCCTCTATGCGCAGGATCATATCCGCTTCGGCAATGGCGTCACGGTTACCGCGGGTCTGCGCCGGTCATGGATCGAGAACGAGACGGAAGACCGCCTCTGGGGCATGGATAGCTACCAGAAGGACAACGCCACCACCGGCATGCTGGGCGCGACCTGGGATCTGGGCAATGGCTTCGTGCCCTATGCCAGCTATGGCGAAAGCTTTACCGTGAATATCGGCCAGACCTTTGGCGGCGAGCAATACCAGCCGACCGAGGGCAAGCAGCTTGAAATCGGCCTGCGCTATCAACCGGCGGGCACGCAACTGCAACTGGCGGCGGCGCTCTACAATATCGAGAAAAGCAATGTCCTGACCTCGGACCCGATCAATCCGGGTTTCCAGATCCAGACCGGCGAGGTTCGCCATCGCGGGCTTGAGCTTGAGGCACGCGGCCAGCTGACCGAGGCGCTCTCGCTGATCGCGGGCTATAGCTATATCGACGCCAAGGTGACAAGCTCCGAGGATGGCGATCAGGGCAATGAACCGGCCCTGGTTCCCGAGCATTCGGCCTCGATCTGGGCGCAGTACGACTTCAAGGGCGCGGTCGAGGGCCTGCGCCTGGGCGGCGGTCTGCGCTATGTCGGCAAGACCTGGGCCGACAACGCCAATTCGCGCGAGGTCGATTCCTATCTGCTGGCCGACATGGCCGTCCATTACGACTGGGATGATTATTCGGTTGCGCTGAATGTCACGAACCTCTTCGACGAGGATTATTACTCGACCTGTAGTTCGGCGGGTTACGGCTGCGCCCAGGGCGAAGGCCGCGAGGCCACGCTGACGCTTTCGCGCGCCTTCTGA
- a CDS encoding ETX/MTX2 family pore-forming toxin — protein MIDPFEVVGERVRHWAEINNPKDGKGTYVPSKSKMRIQTQELVFGEVLPGAIIPRGVYHTDWENNTSVQNVQTFLVEETTTDTYTWSLTAGLKVSSKFTAKIPFGSGTENTVEMSTSVTETETQSTARRWSYSTQVFVPPHCKLVSSFIVNEAQYHVPFTAKVTVRGYVYIKFSNGKYFGKEIDVLIKDLGWSPSTFMVHTTGELDAVVGESFTVRTDEYALDGTQRAMGEVLDRGYWVEGRAISAPGLGLLETELETR, from the coding sequence ATGATTGATCCGTTTGAAGTCGTCGGCGAGCGCGTGCGTCACTGGGCCGAAATCAACAATCCCAAGGACGGCAAAGGCACCTATGTGCCTTCAAAGTCCAAGATGCGCATCCAGACGCAGGAGCTGGTGTTCGGGGAAGTTCTGCCCGGCGCGATCATCCCGAGGGGCGTCTATCACACCGACTGGGAAAACAACACTTCGGTGCAGAATGTGCAGACATTTCTTGTCGAGGAGACCACAACCGACACCTATACCTGGAGCCTTACGGCGGGCCTGAAGGTCAGCAGCAAGTTCACCGCGAAAATTCCCTTCGGCAGCGGCACCGAAAACACCGTCGAGATGAGCACGAGCGTGACCGAGACCGAGACGCAGTCCACGGCGCGGAGATGGAGTTATTCCACGCAGGTCTTTGTGCCGCCGCATTGCAAACTGGTGTCGTCCTTTATCGTCAATGAGGCGCAATACCATGTGCCGTTCACCGCCAAGGTGACCGTGCGCGGCTATGTCTACATCAAGTTCAGCAACGGCAAATACTTCGGCAAGGAAATCGACGTGCTGATCAAGGATCTGGGTTGGTCACCCTCGACCTTCATGGTGCATACCACCGGCGAACTGGATGCGGTTGTAGGTGAGAGCTTTACCGTGCGGACGGATGAATACGCGCTCGACGGCACGCAGCGGGCGATGGGTGAGGTGCTCGACCGAGGCTATTGGGTCGAAGGTCGGGCGATCTCGGCCCCCGGATTGGGACTGCTTGAAACCGAGCTTGAAACCCGATGA